In the genome of Porphyrobacter sp. ULC335, one region contains:
- a CDS encoding ABC-F family ATP-binding cassette domain-containing protein, with product MLTIDNVTVRLGGRAILERASATVPVGARVGLIGRNGAGKSTLMKALIGEIEPDDGEISKPSRARIGYIAQEAPHGNMTPEEVVLASATERAALLAELETCTDMDRMGDVHERLLAIDAYSAPARAAKILNGLGFDEEMQQRPVDSFSGGWKMRIALGALLFSEPDILLLDEPSNHLDLEATLWLENFLKSYPATLVVISHERDLLNKVVDHILHLQGGQLTLYPGGYDAFEKQRAERAAQLAAAKASQDAQRARLQDYVARNSARASTAKQAQSRAKMLAKMQPIAAMMEDPSLSFDFPDPAELKSPMITLEQAAVGYGDAPPILKRLNFRIEADDRIALLGRNGNGKTTLARLLASQLSPAEGAVNAPGKLKVGYFTQYQVEELAGEDTPLDLMNRAMEGQSQGAIRAQLGRFGFSGPRANQRVDKLSGGERARLALALITRDAPHLLILDEPTNHLDVDAREALIQALNSYSGAVILISHDRHMVELTSDRLVLVDGGTAREYDGSMDDYIDFILGRNQSKGDRGGKAKGARGGGSDLRSAQAELSKAESDIARATSALEQLDQQILALSSEAGGQAGGAMQGLLKKRAAAADALAEAEERWLAAGAGLEAIAAA from the coding sequence ATGCTTACCATCGACAACGTCACCGTGCGGCTTGGCGGCCGGGCCATCCTTGAACGCGCCAGTGCGACCGTGCCGGTGGGCGCGCGGGTCGGGCTGATCGGGCGCAATGGCGCGGGCAAATCGACGCTGATGAAGGCGCTGATCGGCGAGATCGAGCCGGATGACGGAGAAATCTCCAAGCCCTCGCGCGCGCGCATCGGCTATATCGCGCAGGAAGCCCCGCACGGCAACATGACCCCCGAGGAGGTCGTGCTCGCCTCCGCGACCGAACGCGCGGCGTTGCTGGCCGAACTGGAAACCTGCACCGACATGGACCGCATGGGCGATGTTCACGAGCGCCTGCTGGCGATCGACGCCTATTCCGCGCCCGCGCGTGCGGCGAAGATCCTCAACGGCCTCGGCTTCGACGAAGAGATGCAGCAGCGCCCCGTCGACAGCTTCTCGGGCGGGTGGAAGATGCGCATAGCGCTGGGAGCATTGCTGTTTTCAGAGCCCGATATCCTGCTGCTCGACGAGCCCAGCAACCACCTCGATCTGGAAGCGACGCTGTGGCTGGAGAACTTCCTCAAGTCCTATCCGGCGACGCTGGTGGTGATCAGCCACGAGCGTGACCTCCTCAACAAGGTCGTCGATCACATCCTGCACCTGCAGGGCGGGCAGCTGACGCTGTATCCGGGCGGCTATGATGCCTTCGAAAAGCAGCGCGCCGAACGCGCGGCGCAGCTGGCGGCGGCCAAGGCCTCGCAGGATGCCCAGCGCGCGCGTTTGCAGGATTACGTTGCGCGCAATTCTGCCCGCGCCTCGACCGCCAAGCAGGCGCAGTCCCGCGCCAAGATGCTCGCCAAGATGCAGCCGATTGCGGCGATGATGGAAGACCCGTCGCTGAGCTTTGATTTCCCCGATCCGGCCGAGCTGAAATCGCCGATGATCACGCTGGAACAGGCAGCGGTCGGTTATGGCGATGCACCGCCGATCCTCAAGCGGCTGAACTTCCGGATCGAGGCGGATGATCGCATCGCCCTGCTGGGCCGCAACGGTAACGGCAAGACCACGCTGGCGCGGCTGCTCGCCTCGCAACTTTCCCCGGCAGAGGGCGCGGTGAACGCGCCGGGCAAGCTGAAAGTCGGCTACTTCACCCAGTATCAGGTCGAGGAACTGGCGGGCGAGGATACCCCGCTTGATCTGATGAACCGCGCGATGGAGGGGCAATCGCAGGGCGCCATTCGCGCGCAGCTCGGACGCTTCGGCTTTTCAGGCCCGCGTGCGAACCAGCGCGTCGACAAGCTTTCGGGCGGAGAACGCGCGCGACTCGCGCTGGCGCTGATCACGCGCGATGCGCCGCATCTGCTGATCCTCGACGAGCCGACCAACCACCTTGATGTCGACGCGCGCGAGGCGTTGATCCAGGCGCTCAATTCCTATTCGGGCGCGGTGATCCTGATCAGCCACGATCGCCACATGGTCGAGCTGACCTCGGACCGGCTGGTGCTGGTCGATGGCGGGACGGCGCGCGAATATGACGGCAGCATGGATGATTACATCGATTTCATTCTCGGCCGGAACCAGTCCAAGGGCGACCGCGGCGGAAAAGCGAAAGGCGCGCGCGGTGGCGGTTCCGATCTGCGCTCCGCCCAAGCTGAGCTGAGCAAGGCAGAAAGCGACATCGCCCGCGCAACCTCGGCGCTGGAACAGCTGGATCAGCAGATCCTTGCCCTCAGCAGCGAGGCGGGCGGGCAGGCAGGCGGGGCGATGCAGGGCCTGCTGAAGAAGCGCGCCGCAGCCGCCGATGCCCTCGCCGAGGCGGAAGAACGGTGGCTTGCCGCAGGCGCCGGGCTGGAAGCCATCGCAGCAGCCTGA